A stretch of the Arachis stenosperma cultivar V10309 chromosome 6, arast.V10309.gnm1.PFL2, whole genome shotgun sequence genome encodes the following:
- the LOC130934247 gene encoding uncharacterized protein LOC130934247: MEYVLKWVEAIATTTCDAQVVLQFLKKHIFTRYGVPKGLVSDGGSHFCNRQMEKLLHKYGVMHKVATPYHPQTNDQAKLANRELKRILEKTVGATKKDWAKKQEDALWTYRTAFKTPIGKSPFQLLYGKSCHLPVELEHKAFWATKYLNLDS; encoded by the coding sequence ATGGAGTATGTCTTaaagtgggtggaagctatAGCCACAACCACGTGTGATGCACAAGTTGTCCTTCAATTCCTAAAAAAGCACATATTTACTAGGTATGGAGTACCTAAGGGTCTGGTTAGTGATGGTGGCAGCCATTTTTGTAACAGACAGATGGAGAAActactccacaaatatgggGTGATGCATaaagtagccacaccatatcacccacagaccaATGACCAAGCAAAGCTTGCAAATAGGGAGTTGAAGAGAATTTTGGAGAAGACAGTGGGAGCAACCAAGAAAGATTGGGCCAAAAAACAAGAAGATGCACTTTGGACATATAGGACAGCATTCAAAACTCCTATTGGGAAGTCCCCTTTTCAGCTGTTATATGGAAAATCTTGtcacctccctgtagagcttgaacataaAGCTTTTTGGGCCACTAAATACCTCAACCTGGATTCTTAA